The following proteins are co-located in the Enoplosus armatus isolate fEnoArm2 chromosome 10, fEnoArm2.hap1, whole genome shotgun sequence genome:
- the hars gene encoding histidine--tRNA ligase isoform X1, which produces MNVLGMLGVRACSGLAGFRTATCAGSLRSLTGITLAQIDEEVAKLLELKAQLGGDDGKHQFVLKTAKGTRDYSPKQMAIREKVFNTIIGCFKRHGAETIDTPVFELKETLTGKYGEDSKLIYDLKDQGGELLSLRYDLTVPFARYLAMNKITNIKRYHIAKVYRRDNPAMTRGRYREFYQCDFDIAGQYDAMIPDAECLKIVHEILSALDLGDFRIKVNDRRILDGMFAVCGVPDDKFRTICSTVDKLDKMPWEDVKKEMVNEKGLSEEAADQIGEYVSMQGGMDLAERLLQDEKMSQSKQACAGLSDIKLLFSYLQLFQVTDKVVFDLSLARGLDYYTGIIYEGVLTQAGVASVSTEAQNGAPAEESVSVGSVAGGGRYDGLVGMFDPKGRKVPCVGVSIGIERIFSILEQKAEASAEKVRTTEVQVMVASAQKNLLEERLKLVTELWNAGIKAEVMYKKNPKLLSQLQHCEESGIPLVAILGEQELKDGVVKLRVVANREEVDISRADLIEEIRRRTSEA; this is translated from the exons ATGAACGTACTGGGCATGTTGGGTGTTCGCGCTTGTTCTGGTCTGGCGGGCTTTCGGACTGCAACGTGTGCCGGATCTCTGCGTTCTTTGACTGGGATCACTTTGGCTCAG attGATGAAGAGGTAGCCAAACTGCTGGAGCTGAAGGCTCAGTTAGGAGGGGATGATGGCAAACATCAGTTTGTCCTCAAGACAGCAAAG GGAACGAGGGACTACAGCCCCAAGCAGATGGCCATCAGAGAGAAAGTCTTCAACACCATCATCGGCTGCTTCAAACGCCACGGAGCGGAGACCATTGACACACCTGTTTTTGAACTAAAG GAAACATTGACAGGGAAGTATGGTGAAGATTCCAAGCTCATCTATGACCTCAAAGACcagggaggagagctgctgtCCCTCAGATATGACCTCACT GTGCCCTTTGCCCGCTACCTGGCGATGAACAAGATAACCAACATCAAGCGCTACCACATTGCTAAGGTCTACCGCCGTGACAACCCAGCCATGACCCGCGGACGCTACCGGGAGTTTTACCAATGT gattTTGACATAGCGGGGCAGTATGACGCCATGATCCCAGATGCTGAGTGTCTGAAGATCGTCCATGAAATCCTCAGTGCGCTGGACCTCGGAGACTTCCGTATCAAG GTCAACGACAGACGCATCCTCGACGGGATGTTCGCCGTGTGTGGCGTTCCAGATGACAAGTTCCGCACCATCTGTTCAACAGTGGATAAGCTGGACAAG ATGCCCTGGGAGGACGTGAAGAAGGAGATGGTGAATGAGAAGGGCTTGTCAGAGGAGGCTGCCGACCAGATCGGGGAGTACGTCAGTATGCAGG GTGGAATGGACTTAGCAGAGCGCCTCCTGCAGGACGAGAAAATGTCTCAGAGTAAACAGGCCTGCGCCGGCCTGTCGGACATAAAGCTGCTCTTCAGCTACCTGCAGCTCTTCCAGGTCACAGACAAG GTGGTGTTTGACCTCAGTCTGGCCCGGGGTCTGGACTACTACACAGGGATCATTTATGAGGGGGTTCTGACTCAAGCAGGCGTGGCCTCGGTGTCCACTGAAGCCCAAAACGGGGCCCCCGCAGAAGAGAGCGTCAGCGTGGGCAGCGTGGCCGGTGGGGGTCGATACGACGGCCTGGTGGGCATGTTTGACCCCAAGGGCAGGAAGGTGCCGTGTGTGGGCGTCAGCATCGGTATCGAGAGGATCTTCTCCATCTTGGAGCAGAAGGCCGAG GCCTCAGCAGAGAAGGTCCGTACCACAGAGGTTCAGGTCATGGTGGCGTCTGCTCAGAAGAACCTGCTGGAGGAGAGACTCAAACTCGTCACTGAGCTCTGGAATGCTGGCATTaag GCTGAGGTGATGTACAAGAAGAACCCCAAACTGCTGAGTCAGCTGCAGCACTGCGAGGAGTCCGGGATCCCCCTGGTGGCCATACTGGGGGAACAGGAGCTGAAAGATGGAGTGGTCAAACTTCGCGTGGTGGCCAACAGAGAGGAG GTTGATATTTCCAGAGCAGACCTTATAGAGGAGATCAGGAGGAGGACCTCGGAGGCCTAA
- the hars gene encoding histidine--tRNA ligase isoform X2, whose product MNVLGMLGVRACSGLAGFRTATCAGSLRSLTGITLAQIDEEVAKLLELKAQLGGDDGKHQFVLKTAKGTRDYSPKQMAIREKVFNTIIGCFKRHGAETIDTPVFELKETLTGKYGEDSKLIYDLKDQGGELLSLRYDLTVPFARYLAMNKITNIKRYHIAKVYRRDNPAMTRGRYREFYQCDFDIAGQYDAMIPDAECLKIVHEILSALDLGDFRIKVNDRRILDGMFAVCGVPDDKFRTICSTVDKLDKMPWEDVKKEMVNEKGLSEEAADQIGEYVSMQGGMDLAERLLQDEKMSQSKQACAGLSDIKLLFSYLQLFQVTDKVVFDLSLARGLDYYTGIIYEGVLTQAGVASVSTEAQNGAPAEESVSVGSVAGGGRYDGLVGMFDPKGRKVPCVGVSIGIERIFSILEQKAEVKSEKVRTTEVQVMVASAQKNLLEERLKLVTELWNAGIKAEVMYKKNPKLLSQLQHCEESGIPLVAILGEQELKDGVVKLRVVANREEVDISRADLIEEIRRRTSEA is encoded by the exons ATGAACGTACTGGGCATGTTGGGTGTTCGCGCTTGTTCTGGTCTGGCGGGCTTTCGGACTGCAACGTGTGCCGGATCTCTGCGTTCTTTGACTGGGATCACTTTGGCTCAG attGATGAAGAGGTAGCCAAACTGCTGGAGCTGAAGGCTCAGTTAGGAGGGGATGATGGCAAACATCAGTTTGTCCTCAAGACAGCAAAG GGAACGAGGGACTACAGCCCCAAGCAGATGGCCATCAGAGAGAAAGTCTTCAACACCATCATCGGCTGCTTCAAACGCCACGGAGCGGAGACCATTGACACACCTGTTTTTGAACTAAAG GAAACATTGACAGGGAAGTATGGTGAAGATTCCAAGCTCATCTATGACCTCAAAGACcagggaggagagctgctgtCCCTCAGATATGACCTCACT GTGCCCTTTGCCCGCTACCTGGCGATGAACAAGATAACCAACATCAAGCGCTACCACATTGCTAAGGTCTACCGCCGTGACAACCCAGCCATGACCCGCGGACGCTACCGGGAGTTTTACCAATGT gattTTGACATAGCGGGGCAGTATGACGCCATGATCCCAGATGCTGAGTGTCTGAAGATCGTCCATGAAATCCTCAGTGCGCTGGACCTCGGAGACTTCCGTATCAAG GTCAACGACAGACGCATCCTCGACGGGATGTTCGCCGTGTGTGGCGTTCCAGATGACAAGTTCCGCACCATCTGTTCAACAGTGGATAAGCTGGACAAG ATGCCCTGGGAGGACGTGAAGAAGGAGATGGTGAATGAGAAGGGCTTGTCAGAGGAGGCTGCCGACCAGATCGGGGAGTACGTCAGTATGCAGG GTGGAATGGACTTAGCAGAGCGCCTCCTGCAGGACGAGAAAATGTCTCAGAGTAAACAGGCCTGCGCCGGCCTGTCGGACATAAAGCTGCTCTTCAGCTACCTGCAGCTCTTCCAGGTCACAGACAAG GTGGTGTTTGACCTCAGTCTGGCCCGGGGTCTGGACTACTACACAGGGATCATTTATGAGGGGGTTCTGACTCAAGCAGGCGTGGCCTCGGTGTCCACTGAAGCCCAAAACGGGGCCCCCGCAGAAGAGAGCGTCAGCGTGGGCAGCGTGGCCGGTGGGGGTCGATACGACGGCCTGGTGGGCATGTTTGACCCCAAGGGCAGGAAGGTGCCGTGTGTGGGCGTCAGCATCGGTATCGAGAGGATCTTCTCCATCTTGGAGCAGAAGGCCGAGGTAAAGT CAGAGAAGGTCCGTACCACAGAGGTTCAGGTCATGGTGGCGTCTGCTCAGAAGAACCTGCTGGAGGAGAGACTCAAACTCGTCACTGAGCTCTGGAATGCTGGCATTaag GCTGAGGTGATGTACAAGAAGAACCCCAAACTGCTGAGTCAGCTGCAGCACTGCGAGGAGTCCGGGATCCCCCTGGTGGCCATACTGGGGGAACAGGAGCTGAAAGATGGAGTGGTCAAACTTCGCGTGGTGGCCAACAGAGAGGAG GTTGATATTTCCAGAGCAGACCTTATAGAGGAGATCAGGAGGAGGACCTCGGAGGCCTAA